One window from the genome of Candidatus Nitrosotenuis cloacae encodes:
- a CDS encoding TATA-box-binding protein: MPQTKPIVSIENVVASASVDQKIDLNEVTKKFPDTEYHPDQFPGLVFRIKTPRTATLIFRTGKMVCTGAKSEDMAVKAVQTVVGRLRKGGIKIKNDAEIVVQNIVAAINLGGKIHLEHAARTLPRSMYEPEQFPGLIHRMLDPKTVILLFASGKLV; this comes from the coding sequence ATGCCTCAGACAAAGCCCATAGTAAGCATCGAGAATGTAGTAGCGTCTGCATCAGTAGATCAGAAGATCGACCTCAACGAAGTAACGAAAAAGTTTCCAGACACCGAATACCACCCGGACCAATTTCCAGGGCTGGTCTTTAGAATCAAGACGCCAAGAACTGCCACGCTGATTTTCAGAACGGGCAAGATGGTATGCACCGGCGCAAAGTCAGAGGACATGGCAGTAAAGGCGGTCCAGACGGTCGTAGGACGACTACGAAAAGGCGGAATTAAAATCAAAAACGACGCAGAGATCGTAGTTCAGAACATAGTTGCGGCAATCAACCTTGGAGGAAAGATCCACCTAGAGCATGCCGCAAGGACTCTGCCAAGAAGCATGTACGAGCCGGAGCAGTTCCCAGGACTAATCCACCGAATGCTTGACCCAAAGACGGTCATCCTGCTGTTTGCGTCAGGAAAGCTTGTCT
- a CDS encoding ASCH domain-containing protein — protein MSAFKCLSVSQPFADLIVRGKKTIEIRSWNTKFRGEFLIHSPTRIRTHDCKRLHIDEKALVTGAIIGKAVLYDVKKYTTKSEWQRDKKYHFAAGDHSEKRYGFLLKGAKAFKVPIPYKGSLGFFDVQVRPPKPKEGDITTEIFDEEYRTQWINHH, from the coding sequence ATGTCGGCGTTCAAGTGCCTCTCAGTATCACAGCCGTTTGCAGATTTGATCGTACGCGGAAAGAAGACAATTGAGATCAGATCATGGAACACCAAGTTCCGCGGCGAATTTCTCATACACTCACCAACAAGGATCAGAACGCATGATTGCAAAAGACTTCACATTGATGAAAAGGCGCTTGTCACAGGCGCCATAATTGGCAAGGCCGTCCTGTACGACGTAAAAAAATACACCACCAAGTCAGAGTGGCAGCGCGACAAAAAGTATCATTTTGCCGCAGGCGACCATTCCGAGAAAAGATACGGCTTTCTGCTAAAAGGCGCCAAGGCATTCAAGGTGCCAATCCCATACAAGGGAAGCTTGGGGTTTTTTGATGTCCAAGTAAGGCCGCCCAAGCCCAAGGAGGGCGACATCACTACCGAGATATTTGACGAGGAGTATCGCACTCAGTGGATTAACCATCATTAG
- a CDS encoding MBL fold metallo-hydrolase — protein sequence MSSIEVGSDELLQMLDSKTPVLVLDIRPKQSYMEGHIPGAANAVCDSMQQKQVIMSKIPPNMKIILIDEDATTAKENATMMARFGFDAHYLKDGIKSWKKDLVKSTQDTAISGDALWSALKQSDDVFLLDVREPSEFSDFKIPGAVNIPLSQLFMSESQEAIPKGKKIVTICSHGNRSMVATFALAKSGIEATSLVGGMAMWNQVLNATTLKDGDTTIIQVEKIGKGCLSHIIGADGEAVVIDPTYPAAKYVEFAQKEGLKITKVIDTHQHADHVSAARDLAQIAGAKLHLSKLEEYKIECEKIEDGTVISFGSKHLKAIHTPGHTSGSMSFVLDDKYVFSGDTLFVEGIGRPDLRDQAEEFAANLYNTLHNKLLKFPDDTKVFPTHHGEGVKSKDGLFFTTIRDAKTLPLLDLAQLEFISKVVSITTPRPMNYSMIIKINKGVIPVSPMQIPDLEMGPNRCSIRT from the coding sequence ATGAGTTCAATCGAGGTAGGCTCCGACGAGTTACTACAAATGCTCGACAGCAAGACGCCAGTCCTAGTTTTGGACATCAGGCCAAAGCAGAGTTACATGGAAGGCCACATTCCAGGGGCTGCAAATGCAGTATGCGATTCCATGCAGCAAAAACAGGTAATAATGTCAAAGATTCCACCGAACATGAAAATAATACTAATTGATGAGGACGCGACTACGGCAAAGGAAAATGCCACCATGATGGCGCGCTTTGGTTTTGATGCACATTATCTAAAGGACGGCATCAAGAGCTGGAAAAAAGACCTAGTAAAGAGCACCCAGGACACCGCAATCAGTGGCGATGCGCTGTGGTCCGCACTAAAGCAAAGTGATGATGTGTTTCTGCTTGATGTAAGAGAGCCGTCAGAGTTTTCAGATTTCAAAATTCCAGGAGCTGTAAACATTCCTCTGTCCCAGCTGTTCATGTCGGAATCGCAGGAAGCGATTCCAAAGGGCAAAAAAATTGTCACCATCTGCTCACATGGAAACCGCTCCATGGTCGCAACTTTTGCGCTTGCTAAAAGCGGCATAGAGGCAACGTCATTGGTGGGAGGCATGGCAATGTGGAACCAGGTGCTAAACGCCACCACACTCAAAGACGGAGACACAACGATAATTCAGGTAGAAAAAATTGGCAAGGGTTGTCTCTCCCACATAATAGGTGCAGATGGCGAAGCAGTAGTAATCGACCCGACATATCCTGCCGCAAAATACGTCGAGTTTGCGCAAAAAGAGGGACTCAAGATCACCAAAGTAATAGACACTCATCAGCACGCAGACCACGTCTCTGCTGCAAGAGACCTTGCGCAGATTGCCGGCGCAAAACTGCACCTCAGCAAGCTTGAAGAATACAAGATAGAGTGCGAAAAAATCGAGGACGGCACAGTGATTTCGTTTGGCTCAAAGCACCTAAAAGCAATCCACACTCCGGGCCACACGTCCGGAAGCATGTCGTTTGTGCTCGACGACAAGTATGTCTTTAGCGGCGACACTTTGTTTGTTGAAGGAATCGGCAGACCGGACCTGAGGGACCAGGCAGAAGAATTTGCAGCAAATCTGTACAACACGCTACACAACAAACTACTAAAGTTTCCAGACGACACCAAGGTATTTCCGACACACCACGGGGAAGGTGTCAAATCAAAGGACGGATTGTTTTTCACCACAATACGGGATGCAAAGACTCTGCCTCTGCTCGACCTTGCGCAGCTGGAATTCATCTCAAAGGTCGTCAGCATCACGACCCCAAGGCCGATGAACTATTCCATGATAATTAAGATAAACAAGGGCGTCATCCCGGTCTCCCCGATGCAGATTCCGGACCTGGAGATGGGCCCGAACAGATGCAGCATCAGAACCTAG
- a CDS encoding sensor histidine kinase: MPRFINKKDPNENANDGRMIFFSKAPVQGAETETGLKSSEPGHKTEFERILGDSDEAFQSKNPLQVEDRYMMLTGIIEDERKELSNIQELIRKRSETLDAAKKLLRERQNLLQTHLDRRLNKFTVVGEMSSKMVHDIKNPLTVIKVQVDLLKLRYSKEEDTTLLNSLDRMAQAVNGISNQINDILNFIRETPSAFENNSILKILTDSIACIDKPNNVSIELPESDLTVPCDATKLQRVFGNMIANSIQALEKGGTITIGLSEHDGSVLVQISDSGPGIPTEILPKIFDPLFTTKSDGTGLGLSTCKKIIEEEHNGSISVKNNPTTFTIKIPKNPQ; encoded by the coding sequence TTGCCGCGATTCATCAACAAAAAAGACCCAAACGAGAATGCAAATGATGGCAGGATGATCTTCTTCTCAAAGGCTCCAGTTCAGGGTGCGGAAACGGAGACTGGGCTAAAGTCTTCGGAGCCGGGTCACAAGACCGAATTTGAGAGAATACTTGGAGATTCGGACGAGGCATTTCAATCAAAGAACCCACTGCAGGTAGAAGACAGGTACATGATGCTCACTGGGATAATCGAGGACGAACGAAAGGAACTAAGCAACATTCAGGAACTAATCCGGAAGCGCTCAGAGACTCTGGATGCGGCAAAAAAGCTGCTAAGAGAAAGGCAGAACCTGCTTCAGACACACCTTGACAGGAGGCTTAACAAGTTTACCGTAGTCGGAGAGATGTCCTCCAAGATGGTCCACGACATAAAGAACCCACTAACCGTGATCAAAGTGCAGGTGGATCTTTTGAAGCTGCGATACTCAAAGGAAGAAGACACTACACTGCTCAACTCTCTGGATAGAATGGCACAGGCAGTGAACGGAATATCAAACCAGATAAACGACATATTGAACTTTATTAGAGAAACGCCATCCGCGTTTGAAAACAACAGCATTCTGAAAATACTAACCGATTCTATTGCATGCATAGACAAACCAAACAACGTCTCAATCGAGCTTCCTGAAAGCGATCTTACTGTGCCGTGCGATGCGACAAAACTGCAGAGGGTATTTGGCAACATGATTGCAAACTCTATTCAAGCTCTTGAAAAAGGCGGCACGATAACAATTGGTCTATCTGAGCATGACGGTAGCGTACTGGTACAGATAAGCGACAGCGGACCTGGCATTCCCACCGAGATACTGCCGAAAATTTTTGATCCGCTATTTACCACAAAGAGCGACGGAACGGGACTTGGCCTGTCAACGTGCAAGAAGATAATTGAGGAAGAGCACAACGGCTCCATCTCTGTGAAGAACAATCCGACCACATTTACAATAAAAATTCCAAAAAACCCTCAATGA
- a CDS encoding vWA domain-containing protein: MQSLHLRNDTLVEIATFLARRWSEKSRITVEFSEKKETQTKIKDNKISLISPDRYSGDDLGRYRQFRTAIWYESMRARFCKKVLSNDHAFGFILNTLETRRIEMLGRKIWRGMDEELIFSYTYGWLYRPQMSDVLGKTRIVEAFYQQFLFGGVKGELPPRYSERVANAANHAKKIVAEALEKNYDTEWLEKKVPEILSILDIDALVTIPISMPWRAPGLMVTQQDLVKAVQKIAENKEADFGKVDVKNVLAGQAIAEEFKVLNDENKKSENRGLGSQTIGIQVPGSTNVDETRIYDQDLISNLKTKFKEWKTSWKEQHAATGDEFDEESYIEGHYKPFVTDVKRSINAKIVILLDHSSSINDVQTQYKKVTLALCEVLSFLKIKFSVYAFNTTQKQVVCWLVKPEDIKWSSASAKRLAQIEANGGTPLADVYQKMYPILRSKKPDIFLTLSDGEPSDPDAVRLMVKSLRSVGIKMVAIGIGHDTISSTRIANNLKYLNYEKTLAVSRLKDIPSRVLSVLQTS; the protein is encoded by the coding sequence GTAGAGTTTTCAGAGAAAAAGGAGACGCAGACCAAGATAAAGGACAACAAGATAAGCCTGATATCGCCTGACAGGTACTCCGGAGACGACCTTGGAAGGTACAGGCAGTTCAGGACGGCAATATGGTACGAGTCCATGAGGGCCAGATTCTGCAAGAAGGTCCTAAGCAACGACCACGCATTCGGATTCATTTTGAACACGCTTGAGACCAGGAGGATCGAGATGCTCGGAAGGAAAATCTGGCGCGGAATGGACGAGGAACTCATCTTCAGCTATACGTATGGCTGGCTCTACAGGCCTCAGATGTCAGACGTGCTCGGAAAGACCAGAATTGTCGAGGCGTTCTACCAGCAGTTTCTGTTCGGCGGGGTCAAAGGAGAGTTGCCTCCAAGATATTCCGAGAGAGTGGCAAATGCGGCAAACCATGCAAAGAAGATTGTCGCAGAGGCGCTTGAGAAAAACTACGACACCGAATGGCTTGAGAAAAAGGTGCCGGAGATCCTCAGCATACTGGACATTGACGCGCTTGTGACGATTCCAATCTCCATGCCGTGGAGGGCACCAGGCCTAATGGTAACGCAGCAAGACCTGGTAAAGGCCGTGCAAAAGATTGCGGAAAACAAGGAGGCGGATTTTGGAAAGGTGGACGTAAAAAACGTCCTGGCAGGGCAGGCAATTGCAGAAGAGTTCAAGGTGTTAAATGATGAGAACAAGAAGAGCGAGAACAGGGGACTCGGCAGCCAGACCATTGGCATACAGGTGCCAGGCTCCACCAACGTGGACGAGACGCGAATCTATGATCAGGATCTGATAAGCAATCTAAAGACAAAATTCAAGGAATGGAAGACCAGCTGGAAGGAGCAGCATGCGGCAACAGGCGACGAGTTTGACGAGGAGTCATACATTGAGGGACATTACAAGCCGTTTGTAACTGACGTCAAAAGATCAATTAACGCAAAGATCGTCATACTGCTTGATCACTCATCCAGCATCAACGACGTCCAGACCCAATACAAAAAAGTCACGCTCGCACTGTGCGAAGTCCTCTCATTCCTGAAGATAAAATTCTCAGTGTACGCGTTCAACACCACGCAAAAGCAGGTGGTGTGCTGGCTGGTAAAACCAGAGGACATCAAGTGGAGCAGTGCGTCGGCAAAGAGACTGGCACAGATAGAGGCAAACGGCGGGACCCCGCTTGCTGACGTGTATCAAAAGATGTACCCTATTCTGCGCTCAAAAAAACCAGACATATTTCTGACGCTCTCAGACGGAGAGCCGTCGGATCCGGATGCAGTCAGGCTCATGGTAAAGTCACTTAGATCCGTTGGGATCAAGATGGTGGCAATAGGAATCGGCCATGACACCATAAGCTCGACTAGAATCGCAAACAACCTCAAGTACCTAAACTATGAAAAAACGCTTGCAGTGTCAAGGCTCAAAGACATTCCAAGTAGGGTTCTCAGCGTCCTGCAGACAAGCTGA